From the genome of Geminocystis herdmanii PCC 6308, one region includes:
- a CDS encoding type II toxin-antitoxin system Phd/YefM family antitoxin: METIEIDQAVLHINQLLEIVAKGKDIIITKNHQPIVKLSSIKQVKKRPPLFGSDKDIIAISDDFDEPIFS, from the coding sequence ATGGAAACTATTGAAATAGATCAAGCCGTATTGCACATTAACCAATTACTGGAAATAGTCGCTAAAGGGAAAGATATTATTATTACGAAGAATCATCAACCTATTGTTAAATTAAGCTCAATAAAACAAGTTAAAAAACGTCCTCCATTATTTGGCAGTGATAAAGATATTATTGCTATTAGTGACGATTTTGACGAACCAATTTTTTCTTAG
- a CDS encoding DUF2997 domain-containing protein: MAEYQRIEYQIGKDGKITERVIDASGNSCLQPTQALEEALGEIESRELLPEYYEGEEILTTDNIQRSNSVNN, encoded by the coding sequence ATGGCAGAATATCAACGGATAGAGTATCAAATCGGCAAAGATGGTAAAATCACAGAAAGGGTAATTGATGCCAGTGGTAATAGTTGTTTGCAACCCACCCAAGCATTAGAGGAGGCATTAGGAGAAATCGAATCAAGGGAATTACTCCCCGAATATTACGAAGGAGAAGAAATCTTAACTACCGATAATATTCAACGATCGAACTCTGTTAATAATTAG
- a CDS encoding nucleotide exchange factor GrpE — translation MDFSDILTGIVFWLIISIFFLITFGSSSGKNENKFNLAKKSPSHTLKENNFNDLNNNDNREEIISLQKQCQRLREELEAQSNLLKSDFRSEVFEQLQTLLTNYPTAREMAKIKPDLPAKNLISLFTSLENLLENWGYETIGKPWEEVNYNPQIHQADSDDIEVGESVYIRFVGYRDGDNILYPAKVSLNLPPNLQG, via the coding sequence ATGGATTTTTCTGATATTTTAACAGGCATTGTTTTTTGGTTAATAATTAGTATATTTTTCTTAATAACTTTTGGTTCGTCATCTGGGAAAAATGAGAATAAATTTAACCTTGCAAAAAAATCTCCATCTCATACTTTAAAAGAGAATAATTTTAATGATTTAAACAATAATGATAACAGAGAAGAAATAATTAGTTTGCAAAAACAATGTCAACGATTACGAGAAGAATTAGAAGCTCAATCGAACCTGTTAAAAAGTGATTTTCGGAGTGAGGTTTTTGAACAATTACAGACTTTATTAACTAACTATCCTACTGCCCGTGAAATGGCAAAAATCAAACCAGATTTACCCGCAAAAAATTTAATCTCTTTATTTACATCCCTAGAAAACTTGTTGGAAAATTGGGGTTATGAAACCATCGGTAAACCTTGGGAGGAAGTTAATTATAATCCTCAAATTCATCAAGCCGATAGTGATGATATTGAAGTGGGAGAATCGGTTTATATTCGTTTTGTAGGTTATCGTGACGGCGATAATATTCTTTATCCTGCCAAAGTAAGTCTCAATCTTCCCCCCAATTTACAAGGTTAA
- a CDS encoding type II toxin-antitoxin system VapC family toxin: MKVLIDTNIVLDLALIRLPFYEEADEIFYLIEQGKIEGFISATTLTDIYYILRKQKGKEWTFQFLKRLTNLCKINPINEIIIIEALNNSYKDFEDDIQYYSAIINNLDVIVTRNIKDFPNNNLPILTPSQLIIINNS, encoded by the coding sequence ATGAAAGTTCTGATTGATACCAATATTGTTTTAGATTTAGCCTTAATTAGATTGCCTTTTTATGAAGAAGCAGACGAAATCTTTTATTTAATTGAACAAGGAAAAATAGAAGGTTTTATTAGTGCTACTACCTTAACTGATATTTATTATATCCTTCGTAAACAAAAAGGAAAAGAGTGGACATTTCAATTTTTAAAACGATTAACTAATCTTTGTAAAATTAATCCTATCAACGAAATTATTATTATTGAAGCACTAAATAATAGCTATAAAGATTTTGAAGATGATATTCAATATTATTCTGCTATTATTAATAATCTGGATGTAATTGTTACTCGAAATATTAAAGATTTTCCTAACAATAATTTACCTATTTTAACACCCTCTCAATTAATTATTATTAATAATTCTTAA
- a CDS encoding Hsp70 family protein gives MTTIAIDFGTSNTVVSIIEPDTKEAKSLRFEKMSKVFRMKLNNDSVSEIPVIPSLVFIKEGHEFILGEQVRTRRLGCSKPERFFKAFKRDLAAEFRSPARIIEGKEYPSEAVAKIFLQEIWQQLKLQHLNPSQAIFTVPVGGFESYSNWCREVATALGIEKVQLVDESTAAAFGYAVKKPNTLVLVVDFGGGTLDLSLVRTIASSSQFKELKGEVIAKTQAYVGGEDIDIWLIEDYLKKQGIAKKDLSNVAWQNLLEIAERIKIKLSQTKEAKESWLDEDTFIAYDIVFDRQQLTEILETQQLLPQLRNCLDEVIEMSIGKGINKKQIEKVVLVGGSCLIAPVRELITSYFGREKVLINKPFEAVCHGALTLNSLETIDDHLYHSYALRTWNPLTQEYVYNPLFRSGLQYPCELEYPLILQCANNGQDAIYLDIGQVVEMGKAELSYDNTGKNDQWYSKISKYL, from the coding sequence ATGACTACTATAGCGATCGATTTTGGCACAAGTAACACTGTCGTTAGTATTATCGAACCCGATACCAAAGAAGCAAAATCCCTCCGTTTTGAGAAGATGTCTAAGGTATTTCGGATGAAACTTAATAACGACTCAGTGTCAGAAATCCCTGTCATACCTAGCTTAGTCTTTATCAAAGAAGGACATGAGTTTATATTAGGAGAACAAGTACGCACTCGTCGGTTAGGATGTAGTAAGCCTGAACGGTTTTTTAAAGCCTTTAAAAGAGATTTAGCCGCCGAATTTCGCTCTCCTGCGAGGATAATAGAGGGGAAAGAATACCCCAGTGAAGCAGTAGCAAAAATATTTTTACAAGAAATTTGGCAACAACTAAAATTACAGCATTTAAACCCCTCTCAAGCAATATTTACCGTGCCAGTGGGAGGTTTTGAAAGTTACTCGAATTGGTGTCGTGAGGTAGCTACAGCATTAGGTATTGAAAAAGTGCAGTTAGTGGATGAATCCACCGCCGCCGCCTTTGGTTATGCTGTGAAAAAGCCTAATACTTTAGTTTTAGTTGTGGACTTTGGAGGAGGTACATTAGATCTTAGTTTAGTGCGTACGATCGCATCTTCTTCTCAATTCAAGGAATTAAAAGGGGAGGTAATTGCTAAAACTCAAGCCTATGTGGGCGGTGAAGATATTGATATTTGGTTGATAGAAGATTATTTGAAAAAACAAGGCATTGCTAAAAAGGATTTAAGTAACGTAGCTTGGCAAAATTTATTAGAAATAGCTGAACGTATTAAGATTAAACTATCTCAGACTAAGGAAGCAAAGGAAAGTTGGTTAGATGAAGATACCTTTATTGCCTATGATATAGTGTTCGATCGACAACAACTAACAGAAATCTTAGAAACTCAACAATTATTACCTCAATTACGAAATTGTCTCGATGAAGTTATTGAGATGTCAATAGGTAAGGGCATCAATAAAAAACAGATTGAAAAAGTAGTTTTAGTCGGCGGTAGTTGTTTAATTGCCCCCGTAAGAGAATTAATTACTTCTTATTTTGGCAGGGAAAAAGTGTTGATAAATAAGCCTTTTGAAGCTGTTTGTCATGGTGCTTTAACCCTTAATTCATTAGAAACCATTGATGATCATTTATATCATAGCTACGCCCTTCGCACATGGAATCCTTTAACCCAAGAATATGTCTATAATCCTTTATTTCGATCGGGCTTACAATATCCTTGTGAGTTAGAATACCCCTTAATTTTACAATGTGCTAATAACGGACAAGATGCCATTTATTTGGATATTGGGCAAGTCGTAGAAATGGGCAAAGCTGAACTTAGTTACGATAATACAGGAAAAAATGACCAGTGGTATAGTAAAATCTCAAAATACCTATAA
- a CDS encoding TspO/MBR family protein: MIPSWLVIGSIAFLVSFLVNRIPTDDFRWFLRLKRPSWLTFEFAIPFIWIFIFVCLILSASIIWDTDINMDKKIVLMTLYLALEIAILGYTRVMCAFRSLLVGVFIGGGGFFLGLILAGLVFFANKSALYLLIPYLLWSPIGTYVTWAMIPLNREAI, encoded by the coding sequence ATGATTCCTTCTTGGTTAGTAATTGGTTCGATCGCATTTTTAGTGAGTTTCTTGGTTAATCGTATTCCAACCGATGATTTTCGGTGGTTTTTGCGGTTAAAACGCCCTTCATGGTTAACCTTTGAATTTGCTATACCCTTTATCTGGATTTTCATTTTTGTCTGTCTAATTTTATCTGCCAGTATCATTTGGGATACGGATATAAACATGGACAAAAAAATCGTTTTAATGACTCTATATCTTGCTTTGGAAATAGCGATTTTAGGTTATACGAGGGTAATGTGTGCTTTTCGCAGTTTATTGGTTGGGGTATTCATTGGCGGAGGAGGCTTTTTTCTAGGTTTAATCTTGGCAGGATTAGTGTTTTTTGCCAATAAATCAGCACTATATCTACTCATACCATATCTTTTATGGAGTCCCATCGGCACTTATGTCACTTGGGCGATGATACCTTTAAATCGTGAGGCTATTTGA
- a CDS encoding MFS transporter, with translation MTSNQTSEKLNLTTKLAFGAGDIGPAFTANILVFFLMPFFTNVAGISPAIAGSILFVGKIADAINDPIIGVFSDRTQTKWGRRIPWMIFAAIPFGLTFFLQWIVPKFSEDISLNNNLLFLYYMMIGIVFNVFYTAVNLPYQALTPELTQDYNERTNLNSFRFSFSIGASIVSLILAGAIFQVYQGNNQEKYLILGIISTIFSTLPLFWCPLIIKERGYEPLLNKNQRKITAYIFISIATISIIYGLVNLINNSSGEDIFNAIIALLIGLFMGIMAWSLIIAKTEPHLLQPHLGKSEENTENNFTYIQQLKIVFQNRPFLYVVGIYLCSWLAVQLTASILIYFVVNWMGLPDAEFPRVAIAVQGTALIMLFVWQKISNILDKKIVYFLGSTIWIIAQIGLFLVQPGQTFLLYALAMLAGCGVSVAYLIPWSMIPDVIDLDELNTGERREGIFYGFMVLLQKFGLAFGLFLVGIALEASGFIKPIEGQPIPVQPESALWAIRLVVAPLPAVVLFAGIILAYFYPITREYHSNIRLQLQERKNN, from the coding sequence ATGACATCGAATCAAACCTCAGAAAAACTTAATTTAACGACAAAATTAGCCTTTGGTGCAGGGGATATAGGACCGGCTTTTACTGCTAATATATTAGTATTCTTCTTGATGCCTTTTTTTACTAATGTAGCAGGTATAAGCCCTGCCATTGCGGGAAGTATTTTATTTGTAGGCAAGATTGCGGATGCTATCAATGATCCTATTATCGGGGTTTTTAGCGATCGAACTCAAACAAAATGGGGGAGGCGTATTCCTTGGATGATATTTGCGGCGATACCCTTTGGATTGACGTTTTTTTTACAGTGGATAGTGCCTAAATTTAGTGAAGATATTTCTTTAAATAATAATCTTTTATTTCTCTATTATATGATGATAGGGATTGTGTTTAATGTCTTTTATACGGCGGTAAATTTGCCTTATCAAGCCTTAACTCCAGAGTTAACTCAAGACTATAATGAGCGCACAAATTTAAACAGTTTTCGGTTTAGTTTTTCCATCGGTGCAAGTATTGTTTCTCTGATTTTAGCAGGGGCAATTTTTCAAGTTTATCAAGGCAATAATCAAGAAAAATATTTAATTTTAGGAATAATTTCTACTATTTTTTCGACTTTACCATTATTTTGGTGTCCTTTGATTATTAAAGAAAGAGGTTATGAACCTTTATTAAATAAAAATCAACGTAAAATAACTGCTTATATTTTTATTTCGATCGCCACAATATCAATTATTTATGGTTTAGTGAATCTTATTAATAATAGTTCAGGAGAAGATATATTTAACGCAATAATAGCGTTATTAATTGGTTTATTTATGGGTATCATGGCATGGAGTTTAATAATTGCGAAAACTGAGCCTCATTTATTGCAACCCCATTTAGGAAAAAGTGAAGAAAATACCGAGAATAATTTTACTTATATTCAACAGTTAAAAATCGTTTTTCAAAATCGTCCTTTTCTCTACGTCGTTGGTATTTATTTATGTTCATGGTTAGCCGTACAATTAACCGCATCTATTTTGATTTATTTTGTGGTAAATTGGATGGGATTACCTGATGCTGAGTTTCCCAGAGTTGCGATCGCAGTGCAAGGAACGGCATTAATCATGTTATTTGTTTGGCAAAAAATTAGTAATATATTAGATAAAAAAATCGTTTATTTTCTTGGTTCAACTATTTGGATAATTGCTCAAATTGGCTTATTTTTAGTACAACCGGGACAAACATTTTTATTATATGCTTTAGCAATGTTAGCAGGTTGTGGAGTCTCAGTAGCTTATTTAATTCCTTGGTCAATGATACCAGATGTTATTGATTTAGATGAACTGAATACAGGAGAAAGACGAGAAGGAATTTTTTATGGTTTTATGGTACTTTTACAAAAATTTGGTTTAGCTTTTGGACTATTTTTAGTAGGTATTGCTTTAGAGGCATCAGGATTTATAAAACCCATAGAAGGGCAACCAATTCCCGTGCAACCAGAAAGTGCATTATGGGCAATTCGTCTAGTAGTTGCACCGTTACCCGCCGTTGTTTTATTTGCAGGAATAATCCTAGCTTATTTTTATCCTATTACGAGAGAATATCATAGTAACATTCGTTTACAATTACAAGAAAGAAAAAACAATTAA
- a CDS encoding thioredoxin family protein, with the protein MSENNINPLNRIRNIVIALIAVTLGVLLALSSHTTVNAESLESQAQQATPLEVAVNNGKPSLVEFYANWCTSCQAMAGDLATLKQEYQQDVNFVMLNVDNSKWLPEVLNYGVDGIPHFIFLNNQGSAIASTIGEQPLSIFQENLQALIVNKPLPYANNRGNISSLNPQNIIIDGNNDNPRDHG; encoded by the coding sequence ATGTCAGAAAATAATATCAATCCTCTTAATCGAATCCGCAATATTGTCATTGCCTTAATTGCTGTAACTCTGGGTGTCTTACTAGCTTTAAGCTCTCACACTACGGTTAATGCTGAATCCTTAGAATCTCAGGCACAACAAGCAACTCCTTTAGAAGTCGCCGTGAATAACGGTAAACCTTCCCTTGTGGAATTTTATGCTAATTGGTGTACCAGTTGTCAAGCAATGGCAGGAGATTTAGCTACTTTAAAACAAGAGTACCAACAAGATGTTAATTTCGTCATGCTCAATGTTGATAATAGTAAATGGTTGCCCGAAGTTCTCAACTATGGCGTAGATGGTATTCCTCATTTTATTTTTCTTAACAATCAAGGAAGCGCGATCGCATCTACCATTGGAGAACAACCTTTAAGCATTTTTCAAGAAAATTTACAAGCGCTTATCGTCAATAAACCTTTACCCTATGCCAATAATCGGGGCAATATTTCCTCTTTGAATCCTCAGAATATCATTATAGATGGCAATAACGACAACCCCAGAGATCATGGATAG
- a CDS encoding ABC transporter permease subunit: MLPLIEGFLNGISIGSVLLIAALGLAIVFGLMGVINLAHGELMMLGAYTTFVVQNIFKAFGDPWFNFYIIVAIPVAFVVAAIAGIILERGVIRFLYGRPLETLLATWGVSLILRQLVRSVNWSMTIGIIVFSLLFFGGMWFLSRQGNWEQIRPKFIAITLPLASAIAIITGILINNSKNQALTKAWFSARNVDVTAPAWLRGGIPLGAFQFPMARVFIIILTILCIAGVYWFLNGSDWGLKIRAVTQNRTMSSCLGIPTATVDALTFALGSGLAGIAGVAISLLGSVGPNTGQNYIVDAFMVVVVGGVGNLLGTIIAALSIGIVSYIVGSGSLSLMLMSGDSGGTLLEIINFFANTSMAKVLVFVLIITFLQIKPSGIFPQKGRMAEL; encoded by the coding sequence ATGTTACCCCTGATAGAAGGATTTTTAAATGGTATTAGTATCGGGTCGGTGTTGTTAATTGCTGCGCTAGGATTAGCTATTGTCTTTGGTTTAATGGGTGTGATTAACTTAGCGCATGGTGAATTGATGATGTTGGGTGCTTATACAACTTTTGTGGTGCAAAATATTTTTAAGGCTTTCGGTGATCCTTGGTTTAATTTTTATATTATTGTCGCTATTCCCGTGGCTTTTGTGGTGGCGGCGATCGCAGGGATAATTTTAGAACGGGGTGTAATTCGTTTTCTTTACGGGCGACCACTAGAAACCCTGTTGGCAACTTGGGGGGTTAGTCTCATTCTACGGCAATTAGTACGCAGTGTAAACTGGTCAATGACTATCGGAATTATAGTATTTTCCCTCCTATTTTTTGGCGGAATGTGGTTTTTATCCCGTCAGGGAAATTGGGAACAAATTCGCCCTAAATTTATTGCCATTACTTTACCTTTAGCTAGTGCGATCGCAATTATTACGGGAATTTTAATAAATAACTCCAAAAATCAAGCCTTAACAAAAGCGTGGTTTAGTGCGAGAAATGTAGATGTAACTGCTCCAGCGTGGTTAAGAGGTGGCATCCCGTTGGGTGCATTTCAATTTCCTATGGCAAGGGTTTTTATTATCATCCTCACAATACTATGTATCGCAGGAGTCTATTGGTTTTTAAACGGCTCAGATTGGGGTTTAAAAATACGAGCTGTCACCCAAAATCGTACCATGAGTTCTTGTTTAGGGATTCCCACGGCAACCGTTGATGCACTTACCTTTGCCCTTGGTTCGGGGTTAGCAGGTATTGCTGGAGTAGCTATTAGCTTACTAGGTTCAGTCGGTCCTAACACTGGTCAAAACTACATTGTAGATGCTTTTATGGTGGTAGTGGTAGGAGGTGTGGGTAATCTACTGGGTACTATTATTGCGGCACTTTCGATCGGCATCGTATCTTATATCGTAGGTTCTGGTAGTCTGTCTTTAATGTTGATGTCGGGGGATTCTGGGGGTACGTTGTTAGAAATTATCAACTTTTTTGCCAATACCAGTATGGCGAAAGTTTTGGTTTTTGTCTTAATTATTACCTTTTTACAAATTAAACCTTCGGGCATATTCCCTCAGAAGGGGCGTATGGCTGAATTGTAA
- a CDS encoding glycosyltransferase has product MKVLIAEFDLFHKIGGGQTFYCRLIETNPEIEFYYLIIEENFKVDRPNNSKVIPYQQQYLKSDLNGLSTNLPLEKLSRPFLIASNISYSLKGLDFDIIDYPDYEQYGLFLESALTFYQVKFEKIVISLHGIVSQSLHHDWMLDRTYINNLEFAENLQYQTANIRYGISKNYLEWWQKKSNFPNYYLHPFSFLNLTPNINYIPSDSKPSLNFIGRKEKGKGVDIFVNLVSFLSKNLYSEVNIIGGNPETLDGKTGEFYLQEMLALRFSQINILPPVNRYALQEKFNLNAVTILPSRFDTLNLVALESLFAGCPTIISEKAGVCRFLEDNFPQIPFIKLDINNFYSSLPEIIELLSNYQEYRLNLEAKISLISPELIPRELTIKDIYNQCSNYDQEIREKTNQWYQELINYAHKKQYWGKPQFIQITKKIVNPIVNLGKKQISQIKKQVNNRKNIVTNQLIKSLFFASKWKIIESLTENSAKEIDDKIQQLKNLSHPLKTDTENINKFKTGYYINRLKIWQEIARLENIRGNQLLSATYHLRIIRLLNEDRFNQLENVSQILVNHNFQEEASLLNLLYSPSQNSPQLVYEYLLNNYQNLLNYQEKSYEFIKDYREQKNYRVSVIVSLYNAESKLECFLSILAQHTIFQKQDAEVILIDSGSPQQEYQVFQQLLPHLNIPIVYVRSEARETIQSAWNRGILLSQSPYITFLGVDEMMTMDALEILAHKLDRNPDLDWVVGHSLVTEVDEKGNWIKDLMTYNRRGFSQNLVYLDTCYLTYVGGLYRRNLHSRFGFYDEKFRGAGDTEFKNRVLPYINCDLVDRVLGIFWNYPDDRTTQSPLAEIEDIKAWYLYRSLGGIKYSFAHKNTQELEQLLLHCLSYRKSFLKENSTDFTLAYALILWLQENQDRSNYLPLGEGIIKMQNQYHQLEYLTSDSLIYYHLWQTKQIAKKISYSHEQILEKLDTNNKLNLQYHLFNDNRYQQHFLLW; this is encoded by the coding sequence ATGAAAGTTTTAATTGCTGAATTTGATTTATTTCATAAAATTGGAGGAGGGCAAACTTTTTATTGCCGTCTTATTGAAACGAATCCAGAGATAGAATTTTACTATTTAATTATAGAAGAAAATTTTAAAGTCGATCGACCCAATAATTCTAAAGTTATACCTTATCAGCAACAATATTTAAAGTCAGATTTAAACGGATTATCGACTAATTTACCTTTAGAAAAATTATCTCGTCCTTTTTTAATTGCAAGTAATATTAGTTATTCTTTAAAAGGTTTAGATTTTGACATTATCGACTATCCTGATTATGAACAATACGGACTTTTTTTAGAATCTGCTTTAACTTTTTATCAAGTAAAATTTGAGAAAATTGTTATCTCTTTACATGGTATTGTCTCCCAAAGTTTACACCATGATTGGATGCTCGATCGAACTTATATTAATAATTTAGAATTTGCAGAAAATTTACAATATCAAACTGCAAATATTCGTTATGGTATCAGTAAAAATTATTTAGAATGGTGGCAAAAAAAAAGCAATTTCCCTAATTATTATTTACATCCTTTCTCCTTTCTTAATTTAACTCCCAATATTAATTATATTCCATCAGATTCAAAACCTAGTTTAAACTTTATTGGTAGAAAAGAAAAAGGGAAAGGAGTCGATATTTTTGTTAATTTAGTTAGTTTTTTATCAAAAAATCTCTATAGTGAAGTCAATATAATTGGCGGTAATCCCGAAACCTTAGATGGCAAAACAGGAGAATTTTATTTACAAGAAATGTTAGCCTTACGTTTTAGTCAAATAAATATATTACCTCCTGTTAATCGCTACGCATTACAAGAAAAATTTAATCTCAATGCCGTAACAATTTTACCCTCTCGATTTGATACCTTAAATTTAGTTGCTTTAGAATCATTATTTGCAGGTTGCCCAACTATTATCAGTGAAAAAGCTGGAGTATGCCGTTTTTTAGAAGATAATTTTCCTCAGATACCTTTTATCAAATTAGATATAAATAATTTTTATTCATCCTTACCTGAAATTATCGAACTTCTCAGCAATTATCAAGAATATCGTTTGAATTTAGAAGCAAAAATATCTCTTATTTCTCCAGAATTGATACCAAGAGAATTAACAATTAAAGATATTTATAATCAATGTAGTAATTATGATCAAGAAATAAGAGAAAAAACAAATCAATGGTATCAAGAATTAATTAATTATGCTCATAAAAAACAATATTGGGGTAAACCACAATTTATTCAAATTACTAAAAAAATAGTTAATCCTATAGTTAATCTAGGAAAAAAGCAAATAAGTCAAATAAAAAAGCAAGTAAATAATAGAAAAAATATTGTTACTAATCAATTAATTAAAAGTCTCTTTTTTGCCTCTAAGTGGAAAATAATCGAGAGTTTAACGGAAAATTCAGCTAAGGAAATTGATGATAAAATTCAACAATTAAAAAATTTAAGTCATCCTCTTAAAACTGATACTGAAAATATTAATAAATTTAAAACAGGATATTATATAAATCGTCTGAAAATTTGGCAAGAGATAGCAAGATTAGAAAATATTAGGGGAAATCAGCTATTATCTGCTACTTATCACCTCAGAATTATTCGTCTTCTTAATGAAGATAGATTTAATCAGTTAGAAAATGTTAGTCAAATTTTAGTTAATCATAATTTTCAAGAAGAAGCATCGTTATTAAATCTACTTTATTCTCCCTCTCAAAATTCTCCACAATTAGTTTATGAATATCTATTAAATAATTACCAAAATTTACTTAACTATCAGGAAAAATCCTACGAATTTATTAAGGATTATCGTGAGCAAAAAAATTATCGAGTTTCGGTGATCGTTTCGTTGTACAATGCAGAAAGTAAACTGGAGTGTTTTTTGTCAATTTTAGCTCAACACACGATCTTCCAAAAACAAGACGCTGAAGTTATTTTAATTGATAGTGGCTCACCACAACAGGAATATCAAGTTTTTCAACAACTTTTACCTCATCTGAATATACCGATAGTTTACGTCAGAAGTGAAGCAAGGGAAACTATTCAAAGCGCTTGGAATCGTGGTATTTTACTCTCTCAATCTCCGTACATCACTTTTCTTGGGGTAGATGAGATGATGACTATGGATGCTTTAGAAATTTTAGCACATAAGCTCGATCGAAATCCTGATTTAGATTGGGTTGTGGGGCATAGTTTAGTAACGGAAGTGGATGAGAAGGGAAATTGGATTAAAGACTTGATGACGTATAACCGCCGTGGATTTAGTCAGAATTTAGTTTATCTTGATACTTGCTATTTAACCTATGTGGGGGGTTTATATCGTCGTAATTTGCATAGTCGTTTTGGTTTTTATGATGAGAAATTTCGAGGCGCAGGGGATACAGAATTTAAAAATAGAGTCTTACCTTATATTAATTGTGATTTGGTCGATCGAGTTTTAGGGATTTTTTGGAATTATCCTGACGATCGAACTACCCAAAGTCCATTAGCGGAAATTGAAGATATAAAAGCATGGTATTTATATCGCAGTTTAGGGGGAATAAAATATAGTTTTGCCCATAAAAATACTCAAGAATTAGAACAATTATTATTACATTGTCTTAGTTATCGAAAAAGTTTTTTAAAGGAAAATAGTACCGATTTTACCTTAGCTTATGCTCTCATTTTATGGTTACAAGAAAATCAAGATCGATCGAACTATTTACCATTAGGTGAAGGTATAATTAAAATGCAGAATCAATATCATCAACTAGAATATTTAACCTCTGATTCTTTAATTTATTATCATCTCTGGCAAACAAAACAAATAGCCAAAAAAATCAGTTATTCCCATGAACAAATATTAGAGAAATTAGACACAAATAATAAACTTAATCTCCAGTATCATCTTTTCAACGATAACCGCTATCAACAACACTTTTTATTATGGTGA
- a CDS encoding C40 family peptidase yields the protein MNLEFLPPSKSGEYLATKNINLYAKPNSEELATQMAQGRQLKVISSSIIEGSIEICLCEDNYIAWLSVEDLTYLKPAENPYISHAISEAKIADLIPQIIEFTYQAMNTPNYYLWGGTVAPNYDCSGLIQSAFASVGVWIPRDSYQQENFATKIPITELKAGDLIFFGKQRVTHVALYLGDNQYIHSSGKEIGNNGIAINFIKPEFPLDDQVSRNYYAQFWSCGRITQNLT from the coding sequence ATGAATTTAGAGTTTTTACCACCTTCTAAATCTGGAGAATATTTAGCCACAAAAAATATTAATTTATATGCTAAACCAAACAGTGAAGAATTAGCAACCCAAATGGCACAAGGAAGACAGTTAAAAGTGATTTCTTCCTCGATTATTGAAGGCTCGATCGAGATTTGTTTATGTGAAGATAATTACATAGCATGGCTTTCAGTGGAAGATTTAACTTACTTAAAACCAGCGGAAAATCCTTATATTTCTCATGCAATATCAGAAGCAAAAATTGCTGATTTAATACCGCAAATTATTGAATTTACCTATCAGGCAATGAATACTCCTAATTACTATCTTTGGGGAGGTACAGTAGCTCCGAATTACGATTGTTCGGGTTTAATACAATCTGCTTTTGCTAGTGTCGGGGTTTGGATTCCTAGAGACTCTTATCAACAAGAAAACTTTGCTACTAAAATCCCTATTACCGAATTAAAAGCAGGAGATTTAATCTTTTTTGGCAAACAACGAGTTACCCATGTTGCTTTATATTTAGGTGATAATCAATACATTCATAGTTCGGGTAAGGAAATTGGTAATAATGGTATTGCTATTAATTTTATTAAACCAGAGTTTCCTCTCGATGATCAAGTTAGCCGTAATTATTATGCACAATTTTGGAGTTGTGGCAGAATCACTCAGAATCTTACTTAA